One genomic region from Prochlorococcus marinus CUG1433 encodes:
- the recO gene encoding DNA repair protein RecO: protein MSGSGECRLKGLCIKASPLGENDRLITILTDEQGIVRLAVPGARRPKSSLAAATPLTYLSLQIFGKRNLKSVRQIKILKSYSGLGKNIECLAAAQAITELTFLLVGNNDKQQDYLSCVLAHLDRIYLYKESQEKDIKMLSMSIQSLIHLLAIGGINLPIHHCCKTGEPIIPPIGNWEWSCYFLPSEGFSSIEDPQSNLKINASEVALLQRLLFPELPIKSDGELLGPKKVWLKILFIIETWISTQLEKDLSSLKMLREIYS from the coding sequence ATGTCTGGTTCTGGTGAGTGCAGACTAAAAGGTCTCTGTATTAAAGCTTCTCCATTAGGCGAGAATGATAGATTAATAACTATCCTTACAGATGAGCAAGGGATTGTTAGATTAGCAGTACCTGGTGCTAGGCGTCCTAAAAGTAGTCTTGCCGCAGCTACTCCTTTAACATATTTAAGTCTGCAGATTTTTGGGAAAAGAAATCTTAAATCTGTACGTCAAATTAAAATATTAAAAAGCTATTCTGGTCTAGGGAAAAATATTGAATGTCTTGCAGCCGCGCAAGCAATAACTGAATTAACATTTTTATTAGTAGGTAATAATGACAAGCAACAAGACTATTTATCTTGCGTTCTTGCACATCTTGATAGGATTTATTTATATAAAGAGTCTCAAGAAAAAGATATTAAAATGCTCTCAATGAGTATTCAATCTTTAATCCATCTATTAGCCATCGGGGGTATTAATTTACCGATTCATCATTGTTGTAAAACTGGAGAACCTATTATTCCACCTATAGGAAATTGGGAATGGAGTTGTTATTTTTTACCTAGTGAAGGGTTTTCATCCATCGAAGATCCTCAAAGTAATCTAAAAATAAATGCATCTGAAGTTGCTCTATTACAGAGACTTCTTTTCCCCGAATTACCAATAAAATCTGATGGAGAGTTATTGGGACCTAAAAAAGTCTGGCTTAAAATATTATTTATTATTGAAACTTGGATCTCTACTCAACTAGAGAAAGATCTATCTTCACTTAAAATGTTGAGAGAAATATACAGTTAG
- the lipB gene encoding lipoyl(octanoyl) transferase LipB, producing the protein MKNRTAIIKQPDNISSFNDVYKLQKEYQESLILDNSKPDFIWIGEHQLCYTLGRGSNYDNLLFSLNDAKYDVFKIDRGGEVTCHMPGQLVTYLVLDLKNFYKDLNWYLRKIEEIIIKILRAFNIDCHSKKGFTGVWKGNKKIASIGIGCKRWITINGFSINIDCELENFNKIVPCGIENCLMANMIDYNKNLNIQEVKRIVKKTIEEEFNFDFISK; encoded by the coding sequence ATGAAGAATAGAACAGCAATAATTAAACAACCTGATAATATTTCTTCTTTTAATGATGTTTATAAATTACAAAAAGAATATCAGGAGTCATTGATTTTAGATAATTCTAAGCCTGATTTTATTTGGATAGGGGAGCATCAACTCTGTTATACATTGGGGAGAGGATCTAATTACGATAATTTACTATTTTCTCTGAATGATGCTAAATATGATGTTTTTAAGATTGATAGAGGTGGTGAGGTAACTTGTCATATGCCAGGACAATTAGTAACTTATTTGGTTTTAGATTTGAAAAATTTTTATAAAGATTTGAATTGGTACTTAAGAAAAATTGAAGAAATTATTATAAAAATCCTTAGAGCTTTTAATATAGATTGCCACTCTAAAAAAGGGTTTACTGGTGTTTGGAAAGGAAATAAGAAAATCGCATCAATTGGAATTGGGTGTAAAAGATGGATTACGATAAATGGATTTTCAATCAATATTGACTGTGAATTAGAAAATTTTAATAAGATTGTCCCTTGCGGAATAGAAAATTGTCTTATGGCAAATATGATTGATTACAACAAAAATTTAAATATTCAAGAAGTCAAGAGAATTGTTAAAAAAACCATCGAGGAAGAATTTAATTTTGATTTTATATCAAAATAG
- the raiA gene encoding ribosome-associated translation inhibitor RaiA yields MKILIHGKNLELTGALKEYTEAKIEKATHHYKDIVKEADIHLSIEKNPRVSFQTAEVTIFANGTVIRAEEKTENLYSSIDLVSNKLCRKLRKYKERNNKTIHNKQFKNKDSLPIESMESNFLDKALFKEGTEASLPEPSIKNKYFEMTPISSDEARKQLDLIDHDFYVFRNKKNNELQVIYKRNHGGYGLIQSK; encoded by the coding sequence ATGAAAATTTTAATCCATGGAAAGAATCTTGAGCTCACTGGAGCATTAAAAGAATATACTGAGGCAAAGATAGAAAAAGCAACACATCACTATAAGGATATCGTTAAAGAAGCTGACATACACCTTTCAATTGAAAAGAATCCAAGAGTTTCGTTCCAAACTGCAGAAGTTACTATTTTTGCAAATGGTACCGTAATTAGAGCAGAAGAAAAAACTGAAAATCTATACTCAAGCATTGATTTAGTTTCAAATAAACTTTGTAGAAAATTACGCAAATACAAAGAAAGAAACAATAAAACAATTCATAATAAACAATTTAAAAATAAAGATTCTTTACCAATTGAAAGTATGGAATCAAATTTTTTAGATAAAGCTTTATTTAAAGAAGGAACTGAAGCAAGTCTGCCTGAGCCATCTATAAAAAATAAATACTTTGAAATGACTCCAATATCATCTGACGAAGCAAGAAAACAATTAGATCTAATTGATCATGATTTTTATGTTTTTCGTAACAAGAAAAATAATGAACTTCAAGTTATATATAAAAGGAATCATGGAGGTTATGGACTGATTCAATCTAAATAA
- a CDS encoding glycosyltransferase family 4 protein, with amino-acid sequence MVHIAWLGKKSPFCGNVTYGNSTTQQLKARGHKISFIHFDNPSSSNSSKPLFLANDPDVSLPYLIKSQVYTIPSPRAEKELRLSLERLKPDIVHASLTLSPLDFRLPELCNEINVPLIGTFHPPFDAKNRNLTASTQQLTYQLYAPSLAKFDKIIIFSEPQKNVLEKLGVPKEKQIIIPNGVDENIWRPFCKKSKKYDQVKNKLGNERIFLYMGRIANEKNIEALLRSWRQTKTQNCKLVIVGDGPLKPTLENSFSNLGNEKLIWWGAELDLETRIAIMQIAEVFFLPSLVEGLSLSLLEAMSAGTACVATDAGADGEVLDKGTGIVISTDNVAAQLKTIIPILVEHPSFTKDLGEKARERVLERYTITKNINSLEKVYTKLKDNYKT; translated from the coding sequence GTGGTTCACATTGCCTGGTTGGGTAAGAAATCTCCTTTTTGTGGAAATGTAACTTACGGTAATTCAACTACTCAGCAATTAAAGGCCAGAGGGCATAAAATTAGTTTTATTCATTTCGACAATCCTTCTAGCTCAAATTCTTCAAAACCATTGTTTCTTGCAAATGATCCTGATGTAAGTCTCCCATATTTAATTAAGTCTCAAGTTTACACGATACCCTCGCCAAGAGCAGAAAAAGAGTTAAGGCTATCATTGGAAAGATTAAAACCTGACATAGTACATGCAAGCCTAACTCTATCTCCTTTAGATTTTAGACTTCCAGAGCTTTGTAATGAAATAAATGTTCCACTTATAGGAACATTTCATCCACCATTTGATGCAAAAAATAGAAATTTAACTGCGAGTACTCAACAATTAACATATCAACTTTATGCTCCCTCTTTAGCAAAGTTCGATAAGATAATTATTTTTTCTGAACCTCAAAAAAATGTTCTTGAGAAATTAGGAGTACCTAAAGAAAAACAAATAATTATTCCAAACGGTGTTGACGAAAATATTTGGAGACCTTTTTGCAAAAAAAGTAAAAAATATGATCAGGTAAAAAACAAACTTGGAAATGAAAGAATCTTCTTATATATGGGAAGGATTGCAAATGAGAAAAATATCGAGGCACTTTTACGTTCTTGGCGCCAAACAAAAACTCAAAATTGCAAATTAGTTATAGTTGGGGATGGACCACTGAAGCCAACACTTGAAAATAGTTTTTCTAACCTTGGTAATGAGAAATTAATTTGGTGGGGTGCCGAATTAGATTTAGAAACTAGGATAGCAATAATGCAAATAGCAGAAGTATTTTTCTTACCAAGCTTAGTAGAAGGTTTATCATTATCACTTCTTGAGGCAATGTCTGCTGGTACTGCTTGTGTAGCTACAGATGCCGGAGCTGATGGTGAAGTTTTAGATAAAGGAACAGGAATAGTAATTTCAACTGATAATGTGGCTGCACAATTGAAAACTATAATCCCAATTCTTGTGGAACATCCTTCATTTACAAAAGATCTTGGTGAAAAAGCTAGAGAACGAGTACTTGAGAGATATACTATTACTAAAAATATAAATTCACTTGAAAAAGTTTATACAAAATTAAAAGATAATTATAAAACCTAA
- a CDS encoding 2-deoxyribose-5-phosphate aldolase has protein sequence MPNIEYELNEKIHAIIINPYLSWEDFCVNCDLVRKYNIKNISTSLNYLTDLKNCLGNYSADINALISYPLADLPVSFIEELVCFAKDKGAKGIEYIPNFINLSKRNLETFAAEIEQVKLSGLPVSIIINKSKLQEEVFVNAIEICLELGIKNFQFGDGFGSPLTSNDVQEILKITGSQNQIKVVGGIKKLTQVINLFDIGISCVGTSNFCEIFEEVKVI, from the coding sequence ATGCCCAATATTGAATATGAATTAAACGAGAAAATTCATGCGATTATTATTAACCCTTATTTATCATGGGAGGATTTCTGTGTGAATTGCGATTTAGTAAGAAAATACAATATCAAAAATATTTCTACTTCACTAAATTATTTAACTGATCTTAAAAACTGTTTGGGTAATTACAGTGCGGATATAAACGCACTTATTTCTTACCCTTTAGCAGATTTACCAGTTTCATTTATTGAAGAATTAGTTTGTTTTGCAAAAGATAAGGGTGCAAAAGGAATTGAATATATCCCAAACTTTATCAATTTATCCAAAAGAAATTTAGAAACTTTCGCTGCTGAAATTGAGCAAGTTAAATTATCTGGATTACCAGTTTCAATAATCATAAATAAATCAAAACTACAAGAAGAAGTTTTTGTTAATGCGATAGAAATATGTTTGGAATTAGGAATAAAAAATTTTCAATTCGGGGATGGGTTTGGGTCTCCTCTTACATCTAATGATGTCCAGGAAATACTAAAAATAACAGGCTCTCAAAATCAAATCAAAGTTGTAGGTGGCATAAAAAAACTGACGCAAGTAATTAATTTGTTTGATATTGGAATTAGTTGCGTGGGGACTTCCAATTTTTGTGAAATTTTTGAAGAAGTTAAAGTAATTTAA